In Candidatus Methanomethylicota archaeon, the genomic stretch TAGGTGTGAGTATGCATAGACATGGAGCTAAGAGATTTCTAATAATGAACTTCCATGGTGGAAACATACAACCATTAAATATTGCTGTGCAACTTATAAGGACAAAGACTGGGATGAAAACATACCTCATACATTGGACACAATATGCAAGGGATTTAATTGAACAGTGGGCTAAACCTGGATGGGGACATGCATGTGAACATGAAACAAGCATGATAATGTACTATAAACCAGAACTTGTTAGAAGGGAGAAGATAGTTAAACCAAAAGTGAAGATTACAGCGCCTATAACTGAATTCAGATACTTCGATGAAATAACGGATACTGGTGGAATAGGAGACCCAACCATATCAAAACCAGAATATGCAGAGAGGATAATTGGGGAAGCAAGCGAGAGAATACTGAAAGTGCTAAGTGAAGCATTAAAGATGGAGTGAAACAAATAATTCAATTTAACCCTTTTTTGAAATGTCCACTAAGCTTCAAGAACAAAGTCAATGCAATACAGTAAAGTATGAGGGCAACTGGGAAGATTATGCTAAGACCATACGTGGATATGAAGAAGGATAGGAGTATTGGCATGAATATTCCAACTAAATTCATTGGTATAAATTCTAAGCTGTATGCAGTCCCCCTATATTCAGGCTTAACCAACCTAGCAACTATGGAACTCGTGACTGGCATACTCATACTACTGGAAAACCCATAAATCAAGTAAAATAAGACCATTATGGAATTTATTGGGGAGAGGAAGATTCCAGCCACCGAAGATATTAAGAGTAGCAATACAAGCATATAGGAGTATCTAACACCAAGCTTATCACATACAATTCCACCAGCAAGATTACTAATTAAACCCATGAGGGGGCTAAGACCGAAAATTATGCTTGCCAATGCAGGATCAAACCCCCTCTCATAAGTGAAGTAGCTTGTTATATAAGTGGATATGGAGGATCCAGCAGCATTGGTGAAAAGCAGTATTATGAGGAAGAGTAGGAAAACTCCACCTAAAACTTCTCGTAAAGAGTTATTTGACTTTCCATGGGAATGACCATCACCCTCAAAATCCCTTTTAATGTTAATTTCGGAATGGAAACGTAAATCTACATAGATTGAGACAATCACTGATATTAGTATTGGCAATATCCATACCAAGTAGGCATACTTCCAGCCAAAGAGATTGAGTACAATGCCCAGCGTCAATGGACCTAAAGCCACACCAAGAGTTCCACTTGCACCATGAAAACCCATCCCCCTACCAAGAAAATTTTGAGGCAAAATATTGGCTGCAACACTCAATGCTGGTGGATGATATAGTGTTGAAGCTATCGAAGCTAATGAGAATGCTAAAACAATTAGTTCTATGGAGTCAGTAAGCAATATTATGACTCCAGAAATGAAAACTAGGGTTAAGCTTATGGAGATGATTTTAGTGGCACCAAATCTATCTGCAATTAAACCACTGGGAACT encodes the following:
- a CDS encoding creatininase family protein, with the translated sequence MYWLLEEVTWEEAKEIIAKADYIILPTGSFEQHGLHLPLSVDNIRAENLVMEVLKRADKYNLKLAKLPTLPYGCSEHHMHFPGTVTLEIDTYIKVVTDIGVSMHRHGAKRFLIMNFHGGNIQPLNIAVQLIRTKTGMKTYLIHWTQYARDLIEQWAKPGWGHACEHETSMIMYYKPELVRREKIVKPKVKITAPITEFRYFDEITDTGGIGDPTISKPEYAERIIGEASERILKVLSEALKME
- a CDS encoding MFS transporter produces the protein MSDFKFKLAFLCFSHTLLHVYTELPLALLPILRNEYELSFFMVSLIVSIPRLSSLLFSVPSGLIADRFGATKIISISLTLVFISGVIILLTDSIELIVLAFSLASIASTLYHPPALSVAANILPQNFLGRGMGFHGASGTLGVALGPLTLGIVLNLFGWKYAYLVWILPILISVIVSIYVDLRFHSEINIKRDFEGDGHSHGKSNNSLREVLGGVFLLFLIILLFTNAAGSSISTYITSYFTYERGFDPALASIIFGLSPLMGLISNLAGGIVCDKLGVRYSYMLVLLLLISSVAGIFLSPINSIMVLFYLIYGFSSSMSMPVTSSIVARLVKPEYRGTAYSLEFIPMNLVGIFMPILLSFFISTYGLSIIFPVALILYCIALTLFLKLSGHFKKGLN